The Xanthomonas sp. DAR 34887 genome has a segment encoding these proteins:
- a CDS encoding sensor histidine kinase: MSSVASAAGPVYCAAKPGNETLRLDALHSYAILDTPREPAFDDITRLAAMICQTPIAVVNLIDSERQWFKSEIGLGTRETPLATSICAHALLEDDLLLVPDTREDPRFASNPLVTGAERLHFYAGALLKTSDGLPLGTVCVLDRRARQLTYDQIEALRALARQAMAQLELRKALALAQESNHYRSRLLAIAGHDLKTPLRTVSYALAKVQRQLDAAGSVPLDEARKALNQVAAGLDQLAASAVAGGEHSLPVQGEMVLGDLLGPILDTWRPQAAAKGLRLRYVPTTLRVRSHATLLATLLGNLLGNAVKYTEHGSVLVGCRRRRGQVTVEIIDSGIGMDGDSLRHLFQAFRQADPRSEGLGLGLWIVRRTAETLGCSVEVRSRPGQGSRFSVTLPLAGATDA; this comes from the coding sequence ATGTCTTCCGTCGCATCCGCTGCCGGCCCGGTCTATTGCGCCGCCAAGCCCGGCAACGAAACGCTGCGCCTGGACGCGCTGCATAGCTACGCGATCCTGGACACGCCGCGCGAGCCGGCCTTCGACGACATTACTCGGCTGGCCGCGATGATCTGCCAGACCCCGATCGCGGTGGTCAACCTGATCGACAGCGAGCGGCAGTGGTTCAAGAGCGAGATCGGCCTGGGCACGCGGGAAACGCCGCTGGCCACCTCGATCTGCGCGCACGCGCTGCTGGAGGACGATCTGCTGCTGGTGCCGGACACGCGCGAGGATCCGCGCTTCGCCTCCAATCCGCTGGTCACCGGCGCAGAGCGCCTGCACTTCTACGCCGGCGCCTTGCTGAAGACCTCCGACGGCCTGCCGCTGGGCACGGTCTGCGTGCTCGACCGGCGCGCGCGGCAGTTGACCTACGACCAGATCGAGGCGCTGCGCGCGCTGGCGCGGCAGGCGATGGCGCAGCTGGAATTGCGCAAGGCGCTGGCGCTGGCGCAGGAATCCAACCACTACCGCAGCCGCCTGCTGGCCATCGCCGGCCACGACCTGAAGACGCCGCTGCGCACCGTCTCCTATGCGCTGGCCAAGGTCCAGCGCCAGCTCGACGCGGCCGGCAGCGTGCCGTTGGACGAGGCGCGCAAGGCACTGAACCAGGTCGCCGCCGGCCTGGACCAGCTCGCCGCCAGTGCGGTCGCCGGCGGCGAACACAGCCTGCCGGTGCAGGGCGAGATGGTCCTGGGCGACCTGCTCGGCCCGATCCTGGATACCTGGCGACCGCAGGCCGCGGCCAAGGGACTGCGCCTGCGCTACGTGCCGACCACGCTGCGCGTGCGCAGCCACGCCACGCTGCTGGCCACCTTGCTCGGCAACCTGCTCGGCAACGCGGTCAAATACACCGAGCACGGCTCGGTACTGGTCGGCTGCCGGCGCCGGCGCGGGCAGGTGACGGTGGAGATCATCGACAGCGGCATCGGCATGGACGGCGACAGCTTGCGCCATCTGTTCCAGGCCTTCCGCCAGGCCGATCCGCGCAGCGAAGGCCTCGGCCTGGGGCTGTGGATCGTGCGCCGCACCGCCGAAACGCTGGGCTGCAGCGTCGAGGTGCGCAGCCGCCCGGGCCAGGGCAGCCGCTTCTCGGTGACCCTGCCGCTGGCGGGCGCGACCGACGCCTGA
- the arsH gene encoding arsenical resistance protein ArsH — protein sequence MSVDLSALPNLDPAAFVRPDPLALSAARAPHPPRILLLYGSLRERSYSKLLALEAARLLQAMGAETRLFDPSGLPLPDAAPDSDAKVQELRELTLWSEGMVWSSPERHGAMSGVLKAQIDWIPLSQGALRPTQGKTLALLQVSGGSQSFNALNQMRVLGRWMRLLTIPNQSSVAKAWQEFDSPGRMRPSPYYDRLVDVMEELLKFTLLTRDLAPYLVDRYSERRPDTESLAAASGAAPPASVASA from the coding sequence GTGTCGGTTGACCTGTCCGCGCTGCCGAACCTGGACCCGGCCGCGTTCGTGCGCCCGGATCCGCTGGCGCTGAGCGCCGCCCGCGCCCCCCATCCGCCACGCATCCTGCTGCTGTACGGCTCGTTGCGCGAGCGCTCCTACAGCAAGCTGCTGGCGTTGGAAGCGGCGCGACTGCTGCAGGCGATGGGCGCGGAAACGCGCCTGTTCGACCCCAGCGGCCTGCCGCTGCCCGACGCCGCTCCCGACAGCGATGCGAAAGTGCAGGAACTGCGCGAGCTGACCCTGTGGAGCGAAGGCATGGTCTGGTCCTCGCCGGAACGGCATGGCGCGATGAGCGGCGTGCTCAAGGCGCAGATCGACTGGATCCCGCTCAGCCAGGGCGCGCTGCGCCCCACCCAGGGCAAGACCCTGGCGCTGCTGCAGGTGTCGGGCGGCTCGCAGTCGTTCAATGCGCTCAACCAGATGCGCGTGCTCGGCCGCTGGATGCGCCTGCTCACCATTCCCAACCAGTCGTCGGTGGCCAAGGCCTGGCAGGAATTCGACAGCCCCGGGCGGATGCGCCCCTCGCCCTACTACGACCGGCTGGTCGACGTGATGGAGGAACTGCTCAAGTTCACCCTGCTCACCCGTGACCTGGCGCCGTACCTCGTCGACCGCTACAGCGAACGCCGGCCTGACACCGAATCTTTGGCCGCGGCATCGGGCGCGGCACCGCCTGCGTCCGTTGCGTCGGCGTGA
- the arsC gene encoding arsenate reductase (glutaredoxin) (This arsenate reductase requires both glutathione and glutaredoxin to convert arsenate to arsenite, after which the efflux transporter formed by ArsA and ArsB can extrude the arsenite from the cell, providing resistance.), translated as MSAITIYHNPACGTSRNVLALIRNSGAEPTVIEYLKTPPDRATLQALIAALGIPLREAIRQKGTPYAELGLDDPTLSEDALLDAMLQHPILLNRPIVVTALGARLCRPSETVLEILPSPQRGAFAKEDGEPVIDADGRRVG; from the coding sequence ATGAGCGCCATCACGATCTACCACAATCCCGCCTGCGGCACCTCGCGCAATGTCCTCGCCCTGATCCGCAACAGCGGCGCAGAACCGACCGTGATCGAATACCTGAAGACCCCGCCGGACCGCGCCACCCTGCAGGCGTTGATCGCGGCGCTGGGCATCCCGCTGCGCGAGGCCATCCGGCAGAAGGGCACGCCCTACGCCGAACTGGGCCTGGACGATCCCACGCTGAGCGAGGACGCATTGCTCGACGCGATGCTGCAGCACCCGATCCTGCTCAACCGGCCGATCGTGGTCACCGCGCTGGGCGCGCGCCTGTGCCGGCCGTCGGAAACGGTGCTGGAAATCCTGCCCTCGCCGCAGCGCGGCGCCTTCGCCAAGGAAGACGGCGAACCCGTGATCGACGCGGACGGCCGCCGTGTCGGTTGA
- a CDS encoding ArsR/SmtB family transcription factor, producing the protein MHHFEISGIIETMNADSTVSALRALAHAHRLAAYRALVQAGPDGMAVGELRAALELPAATLTAHLHVLRGAGLIADERQGRVIRLRADYARMYALIGFLTENCCGNGTCSADAAAPAAVRAP; encoded by the coding sequence TTGCATCATTTCGAAATTTCCGGAATTATCGAAACGATGAATGCCGACAGCACCGTTTCCGCCCTGCGCGCCCTCGCCCACGCGCACCGCCTGGCCGCCTATCGCGCGCTGGTCCAGGCCGGGCCCGACGGCATGGCGGTGGGCGAATTGCGCGCCGCATTGGAGCTGCCCGCGGCCACGCTGACCGCGCACCTGCACGTGCTGCGCGGTGCCGGCCTGATCGCCGACGAACGCCAGGGCCGGGTGATCCGGCTGCGCGCCGACTACGCGCGCATGTACGCGCTGATCGGCTTCCTGACCGAGAACTGCTGTGGCAACGGCACGTGTTCCGCCGACGCTGCGGCGCCTGCCGCCGTGCGCGCGCCATAG
- a CDS encoding DUF6976 family protein, whose amino-acid sequence MLMTREQAAQKIQSGATLYLAGDQALLDSLPKGNWIGGTIPYFMDKQGGTHSRELIFVSEQDHCVSGSSVRWYDVGELPSIASDSPDHGFSVIILPATSQAHVRYAQDSPDYPGLFMKNIVGWVSGVDLSDLGKVAPRIYDGTSGKSYSEGCVVLHATLPEDKMVSVGIVNCFEQGDGDVITFAQDGFDVGQALVNGAPRDFAEYLTANQIDVRLPLVADYNGEKINASIQSIDQDAHKVTLYAPVFRGVEYRVAAPVANYVEEFSRQLPQTVSSPEFSCNCILNFLYSELEGKRTGELIGPVTFGEVAYQLLNQTMVYLQIEDMPT is encoded by the coding sequence ATGTTGATGACACGCGAACAAGCCGCCCAGAAGATCCAGTCCGGCGCCACCTTGTATCTGGCCGGCGACCAGGCCCTGCTCGACAGCCTGCCCAAGGGCAACTGGATCGGCGGCACCATTCCCTATTTCATGGACAAGCAAGGCGGCACCCACAGCCGCGAACTGATCTTCGTCAGCGAGCAGGACCACTGCGTCAGCGGCTCGAGCGTGCGCTGGTACGACGTGGGCGAACTGCCGTCCATCGCCAGCGACTCGCCCGATCACGGCTTCAGCGTGATCATCCTGCCGGCGACCAGCCAGGCGCACGTGCGCTATGCGCAGGATTCGCCAGACTACCCTGGGCTGTTCATGAAGAACATCGTCGGCTGGGTGTCCGGCGTGGACCTGTCGGACCTGGGCAAAGTGGCGCCGCGCATTTATGACGGCACCAGCGGCAAGTCCTACAGCGAAGGCTGCGTGGTCCTGCACGCGACGCTGCCGGAGGACAAGATGGTCTCGGTCGGGATCGTCAACTGCTTCGAGCAGGGCGACGGCGACGTGATCACCTTCGCGCAGGACGGCTTCGACGTCGGCCAGGCGCTGGTCAACGGCGCGCCGCGCGACTTCGCCGAGTACCTCACCGCCAACCAGATCGACGTGCGGCTGCCGCTGGTCGCCGACTACAACGGCGAGAAGATCAACGCCAGCATCCAGTCGATCGACCAGGACGCGCACAAGGTCACGCTGTACGCGCCGGTGTTCCGCGGCGTGGAGTACCGCGTCGCTGCACCGGTGGCCAACTACGTCGAGGAATTCTCGCGGCAGTTGCCGCAGACCGTGAGCAGCCCCGAGTTCAGCTGCAACTGCATCCTCAACTTCCTGTACTCGGAACTGGAAGGCAAACGCACCGGTGAACTGATCGGACCGGTGACCTTTGGCGAAGTGGCCTACCAGCTGCTCAACCAGACCATGGTGTACCTGCAGATCGAGGACATGCCGACCTGA
- a CDS encoding DUF2946 family protein, which produces MLAIVLMLAAPLLSRWQQARSGDWAAAAASALCTSRGLQSVLALPAVSLPAHAGAHDDGSMAHEHVCDYCLLAARLLPLLALLLLVLPWVRQRTPLAAPRMPVVDTGIWRAHAARGPPLYS; this is translated from the coding sequence ATGCTGGCGATCGTGCTGATGCTGGCTGCGCCGTTGCTGAGCCGCTGGCAGCAGGCGCGCTCCGGCGACTGGGCCGCTGCCGCGGCGAGCGCGCTGTGCACCAGCCGCGGCCTGCAATCGGTGCTTGCCTTGCCTGCGGTGTCGTTGCCTGCCCACGCCGGCGCCCATGACGACGGCAGCATGGCGCACGAGCATGTGTGCGATTACTGCCTGCTGGCCGCGCGCCTGCTGCCCTTGCTGGCGTTGCTGTTGCTGGTGTTGCCGTGGGTGCGCCAGCGCACGCCGCTGGCCGCACCGCGCATGCCGGTGGTGGACACGGGCATCTGGCGCGCTCACGCCGCACGTGGGCCTCCGCTGTATTCCTGA
- a CDS encoding TonB-dependent receptor — protein sequence MIRFFSVPRMAAYGCACLAAGVCLPTHAADSGVQPPAGDSALTLGKVQVRADPLSLPTARSVLSSVDILGGDLLQDQHVDYSWELLMRAPGVQVTQFKMGTDAGRFSFRGFNGEGRVNAVKLLIDGIPSNDNAGAMPYLDAVFPLDIAAIEIVRGTNDPRYGLDAIAGSVDVLTRSGGNDGRASVTIGSFGTREVQASQGIERGGWSQNYFAAWRDSDGYRDHADARKRAFAGKWFYTAPDAALRAGLSARYYRNEALEAGYLDYASAQRAPRSSPGYARDDRSERQTGQVSLHLDAQLADAVQGSARLYWNRYQNQRWVRFTNAGAQQERDTDETQRGFLAKASWRPEVDWATSFALEGGIDGQWQDNTSQRYRTVARVRTAPLRDWDFDLDTRGVYVQAVIRPFERLQLVPGYRVDWVDGSFRDRLGGARYPAYAYGAIRQPKLSAVFALTAQTSAYANIGRSFQIGSGNGAYRSQPGNLAPSYNDGWEAGLKFADGKRLDARIAYWEQRASDEVATILGVDGSVGTGEVGNVGKTLRRGWDAQLNLRPDERWTLWLAYSRQRAVIVTPDPSAPATRGKEIENVPHYLANAGIDWQATPRLKLSAWGNAQGDYYVERSNTLGRYGGYALANVGATWAWRAQRELSLQLKNLSDRHYVYAWYDSGSSGYSPGDGRALYASLNWGW from the coding sequence ATGATCCGTTTCTTTTCCGTGCCGCGCATGGCGGCGTACGGCTGCGCCTGTCTCGCGGCCGGCGTCTGCCTGCCGACGCATGCCGCCGATAGCGGCGTACAACCGCCCGCCGGCGATTCCGCATTGACCCTGGGCAAGGTCCAGGTCCGCGCCGATCCGCTGTCCTTGCCGACTGCACGCAGCGTGCTGAGTTCCGTGGACATCCTCGGCGGCGACCTGCTGCAGGACCAGCACGTGGACTACAGCTGGGAGCTGCTGATGCGCGCGCCCGGGGTGCAGGTCACCCAGTTCAAGATGGGCACCGACGCCGGCCGCTTCTCGTTTCGCGGCTTCAACGGCGAGGGCCGGGTCAACGCGGTCAAGCTGCTGATCGACGGCATTCCCAGCAACGACAACGCCGGCGCCATGCCGTACCTGGACGCGGTGTTTCCGCTGGACATCGCCGCGATCGAGATCGTGCGCGGCACCAACGATCCGCGCTATGGGCTCGACGCCATCGCCGGCAGCGTCGACGTGCTGACCCGCAGCGGCGGCAACGACGGCCGCGCCAGCGTCACCATCGGCAGCTTCGGCACGCGCGAGGTGCAGGCCAGCCAGGGCATCGAGCGCGGCGGCTGGAGCCAGAACTATTTCGCCGCGTGGCGCGACAGCGACGGCTACCGCGACCATGCCGACGCGCGCAAGCGCGCCTTCGCCGGCAAATGGTTCTACACCGCGCCGGACGCCGCCTTGCGCGCCGGGCTCAGTGCGCGTTACTACCGCAACGAAGCGCTGGAAGCGGGCTACCTGGACTATGCCAGTGCGCAACGCGCACCGCGCAGTTCGCCCGGCTACGCGCGCGACGATCGCAGCGAACGCCAGACCGGCCAGGTGAGCCTGCATCTGGATGCGCAACTGGCCGATGCCGTGCAGGGCAGCGCCAGGCTGTACTGGAATCGCTACCAGAACCAGCGCTGGGTGCGCTTCACCAATGCCGGCGCGCAGCAGGAGCGCGATACCGACGAGACCCAGCGCGGCTTTCTGGCCAAGGCCAGTTGGCGGCCCGAGGTCGACTGGGCGACGTCGTTCGCGCTGGAAGGCGGCATCGACGGGCAATGGCAGGACAATACGTCGCAGCGCTATCGCACCGTGGCGCGGGTACGCACCGCGCCGTTGCGCGACTGGGATTTCGACCTGGATACGCGCGGTGTTTATGTGCAGGCGGTGATCCGTCCGTTCGAGCGCTTGCAACTGGTGCCGGGCTACCGCGTGGACTGGGTCGATGGCAGCTTCCGCGACCGGCTCGGCGGCGCGCGCTATCCGGCCTACGCCTACGGCGCGATCCGACAGCCCAAGCTCAGCGCGGTGTTCGCGCTGACCGCGCAGACCAGCGCTTACGCCAACATCGGCCGCAGCTTCCAGATCGGCAGCGGCAACGGCGCTTACCGAAGCCAGCCCGGAAACCTGGCGCCGTCGTACAACGACGGCTGGGAAGCGGGCTTGAAGTTCGCCGACGGCAAACGCCTGGATGCGCGCATCGCCTACTGGGAGCAGCGCGCCTCCGACGAGGTGGCGACCATCCTCGGCGTCGATGGCAGCGTCGGCACCGGCGAGGTCGGCAACGTCGGCAAGACCTTGCGCCGCGGCTGGGATGCGCAGCTGAACCTGCGTCCGGACGAGCGCTGGACGCTGTGGCTGGCGTATTCGCGGCAGCGCGCGGTCATCGTCACTCCCGACCCGAGCGCGCCGGCCACGCGCGGCAAGGAGATCGAGAACGTGCCGCACTACCTGGCCAACGCCGGCATCGACTGGCAGGCCACGCCACGGCTGAAGCTGTCGGCCTGGGGCAATGCGCAGGGCGACTACTACGTGGAGCGCAGCAACACGCTGGGCCGCTACGGCGGTTACGCGCTGGCCAACGTCGGCGCGACCTGGGCCTGGCGCGCGCAGCGCGAGCTGTCGCTGCAGCTGAAGAATCTGAGCGATCGTCACTACGTCTACGCCTGGTACGACAGCGGTTCCTCCGGCTACTCGCCGGGCGATGGCCGTGCGTTGTACGCCAGCCTGAACTGGGGTTGGTGA
- a CDS encoding PepSY-associated TM helix domain-containing protein yields MATPNPTAVPPARFYRAVWRWHFYAGLLVLPLLAWLALTGAAFVYQQPIDGYFHRALKTVAVPAQAQAIAPQRLLAAALAAQPGQALRYTTPPQRDAAAEVTVGTADGRRVVVYVDPYRARVLGSLPEHGTVAWTIRRLHSLALVGPWASALIEVAAGWAILLVLTGVHLWWPRGRRGGVTTVRGRPPQRVFWRDTHALTGSVVGAMLLFLALTGMPWSWFWGEQVNRLANGHHYGYPAGLRVDVPMSTQRLSDGEVPAWSLRQARLPQSQLPGDAAMPMPMPMPMPMPATVTANAASSMADHGNDAHAEHAAHGGTAMDAMDTMAPEPGAIGLDAAVARFQARGIAAGYSVALPRGVRGVYTASVYPPDLAQQRVVHLDQYSGKVLLDMRYADYGPMAKALEWGINVHLGQQYGTFNQLLLIASCIGILLLCASAALMWWKRRPAGGLGVPPLPADRRTLHGVIVLLAIGGVLFPLVGVSLLLMLALDWWWVLRRE; encoded by the coding sequence ATGGCCACGCCGAATCCGACCGCGGTGCCGCCGGCGCGCTTCTACCGCGCCGTGTGGCGCTGGCATTTCTACGCTGGCCTGCTGGTGCTGCCGCTGCTGGCATGGCTGGCGCTGACCGGTGCCGCCTTCGTCTACCAGCAGCCGATCGATGGCTATTTCCACCGCGCGCTGAAGACGGTCGCGGTGCCGGCGCAGGCGCAGGCGATTGCGCCGCAACGTTTGCTCGCCGCTGCATTGGCGGCGCAACCGGGACAGGCGCTGCGCTACACCACGCCACCACAGCGCGATGCGGCGGCGGAAGTGACCGTGGGCACCGCCGATGGCCGCCGCGTGGTGGTGTATGTGGATCCGTATCGGGCGCGGGTGCTGGGCAGCTTGCCCGAGCACGGCACGGTGGCGTGGACGATCCGGCGCCTGCACAGCCTCGCCCTGGTCGGGCCATGGGCCAGCGCGCTGATCGAAGTGGCTGCGGGCTGGGCGATCCTGCTGGTGCTGACCGGCGTGCACCTGTGGTGGCCGCGCGGCCGCCGCGGCGGTGTCACGACGGTGCGTGGGCGGCCGCCGCAACGCGTGTTCTGGCGCGATACGCATGCGCTGACCGGCAGTGTGGTCGGCGCGATGTTGTTGTTCCTGGCGCTGACCGGCATGCCGTGGTCGTGGTTCTGGGGCGAACAGGTCAATCGCCTCGCCAATGGCCACCACTATGGCTATCCGGCAGGCCTGCGTGTGGACGTGCCGATGTCCACGCAGCGCCTGAGCGACGGAGAGGTGCCGGCGTGGTCGCTGCGCCAGGCGCGGTTGCCGCAGTCGCAGCTGCCGGGGGATGCTGCGATGCCGATGCCGATGCCGATGCCGATGCCGATGCCGGCGACGGTGACGGCGAATGCGGCATCGAGCATGGCGGACCACGGTAACGATGCGCATGCGGAGCATGCCGCGCATGGCGGCACGGCGATGGATGCCATGGACACGATGGCGCCGGAGCCCGGCGCCATCGGCCTGGACGCGGCGGTGGCGCGGTTCCAGGCACGGGGGATCGCCGCCGGCTACAGCGTGGCGCTGCCGCGTGGCGTGCGCGGCGTCTATACCGCGTCGGTGTATCCGCCGGACCTGGCGCAGCAACGGGTGGTCCACCTCGACCAGTACAGCGGCAAGGTGCTGCTGGACATGCGCTACGCCGATTACGGGCCGATGGCGAAGGCGTTGGAATGGGGCATCAATGTGCACCTGGGGCAGCAATACGGCACCTTCAATCAGCTGCTGCTGATCGCATCCTGCATCGGCATCCTGCTGTTGTGCGCCAGCGCCGCGCTGATGTGGTGGAAGCGGCGCCCGGCCGGCGGATTGGGCGTGCCGCCGCTGCCCGCGGACCGGCGCACGCTGCACGGCGTGATCGTGTTGTTGGCGATCGGCGGCGTGCTGTTCCCGCTGGTCGGGGTGTCGCTGTTGCTGATGCTGGCGCTGGATTGGTGGTGGGTGCTGCGGCGGGAGTGA
- a CDS encoding phosphoadenylyl-sulfate reductase yields the protein MSALPASAHHDSANAPATAWDLDAVNALLAPMTAVQRVAWALEHGPAEAALSSSFGAQSAATLHLLTQQLPDIPVILIDTGYLFAETYRFADALTDKLKLNLKVYRPLVSRAWMEARHGRLWEQGMVGIEQYNNLRKVEPMRRALDELKVGTWFTGLRRSQSDSRAQTPFVQKRGERYKINPIADWSDRDLWQYMQQHGLPYHPLWEEGYVSIGDFHTTRRWEPGMREEDTRFFGLKRECGIHEDI from the coding sequence ATGAGCGCCCTGCCCGCCTCCGCCCACCACGACTCCGCCAACGCGCCAGCGACGGCATGGGATCTCGACGCGGTCAACGCGTTGCTGGCGCCGATGACCGCGGTGCAGCGCGTGGCCTGGGCGCTCGAACACGGCCCGGCCGAGGCCGCGCTGTCGTCGAGCTTCGGCGCGCAATCGGCGGCGACGCTGCACCTGCTGACCCAGCAGTTGCCGGACATCCCGGTGATCCTGATCGACACCGGCTACCTGTTCGCCGAGACCTACCGCTTCGCCGACGCGCTCACCGACAAGCTCAAGCTCAACCTCAAGGTGTACCGGCCGCTGGTCAGCCGCGCGTGGATGGAAGCGCGCCATGGCCGCTTGTGGGAACAGGGCATGGTCGGCATCGAGCAGTACAACAACCTGCGCAAGGTCGAGCCGATGCGCCGCGCGCTGGACGAACTGAAGGTCGGCACCTGGTTCACCGGCCTGCGCCGCAGCCAGTCCGACAGCCGCGCGCAGACCCCGTTCGTGCAGAAGCGCGGCGAGCGCTACAAAATCAACCCGATCGCCGACTGGAGCGACCGCGACCTGTGGCAGTACATGCAGCAGCACGGCCTGCCCTACCACCCGCTGTGGGAAGAAGGCTACGTGTCGATCGGCGACTTCCACACCACCCGCCGCTGGGAGCCGGGCATGCGCGAGGAAGATACCCGCTTCTTCGGCCTCAAGCGCGAGTGCGGCATCCACGAGGACATCTGA
- the cysI gene encoding assimilatory sulfite reductase (NADPH) hemoprotein subunit: MSNVEDIKAESRRLRGSLLQSLADPVTGALREDDQTLIKYHGSYQQDDRDLRDERRRQKLEPAYQFMIRTRTPGGVITPQQWLKLDAIATTYGNHSLRVTTRQAFQFHGVIKRELKATMQAINAALIDTLAACGDVNRNVQVAANPLASRAHATLYADAARASEHLLPNTRAYYEIWLDEEQIVGSGQEQEPIYGDTYLPRKFKIGFALPPVNDVDVFANDLGFIGVLGADGELAGYNVSIGGGMGATHGDAETYPRVANVIGFIARDQLLDVATAVVTTQRDLGNRTLRKRARFKYTIDDHGLDVVVAEIQRRAGIALQPTRAFAFEHNGDRYGWSEGEDGRAHLTLSLPAGRIADRDDGARHLSGLREIAELLQRDGEGAHFRMTSNQNLVVASIPAALREAIDTLVRAHALDIGNQARTALARAAMACVALPTCGLAMAEAERYLPDFVGKLEPLLDRHGLRETPILLRISGCPNGCSRPYLAEIALVGKAPGRYNLMLGADHRGQRLNTLYRENIAEPEILDALDPLFARYASERDADEGFGDFLHRSGLVALPAYPTHRHLIPSELHA; this comes from the coding sequence ATGAGCAACGTCGAAGACATCAAGGCCGAAAGCCGCCGCTTGCGCGGGTCGCTGCTGCAGAGCCTGGCCGATCCGGTCACCGGGGCGTTGCGCGAGGACGATCAGACGCTGATCAAGTACCACGGCAGCTACCAGCAGGACGATCGCGACCTGCGTGACGAGCGCCGCCGGCAGAAGCTCGAACCGGCCTACCAGTTCATGATCCGCACGCGCACGCCGGGCGGGGTGATCACGCCGCAGCAGTGGCTCAAGCTCGACGCCATCGCCACCACTTACGGCAACCACTCGCTGCGCGTCACCACGCGCCAGGCGTTCCAGTTCCATGGCGTGATCAAGCGCGAACTGAAGGCGACGATGCAGGCGATCAACGCCGCGCTGATCGACACCCTGGCCGCCTGTGGCGACGTCAACCGCAACGTGCAGGTCGCGGCCAATCCGCTCGCCTCGCGCGCGCACGCGACCCTGTACGCCGATGCGGCGCGCGCGTCCGAACACCTGCTGCCCAATACCCGCGCCTATTACGAGATCTGGCTGGACGAGGAGCAGATCGTCGGCAGCGGCCAGGAACAGGAGCCGATCTACGGCGACACCTACCTGCCGCGCAAGTTCAAGATCGGCTTCGCGCTGCCCCCGGTCAACGACGTGGACGTGTTCGCCAACGACCTGGGCTTCATCGGCGTGCTCGGTGCCGACGGCGAACTGGCCGGCTACAACGTCAGCATCGGCGGCGGCATGGGCGCCACCCATGGCGACGCCGAGACCTATCCGCGCGTGGCCAACGTGATCGGCTTCATCGCGCGCGACCAGTTGCTCGATGTCGCCACCGCGGTGGTCACCACCCAGCGCGATCTCGGCAACCGCACGCTGCGCAAGCGCGCGCGCTTCAAGTACACGATCGACGACCATGGCCTGGACGTCGTCGTCGCCGAGATCCAGCGCCGCGCCGGCATCGCCCTGCAGCCGACCCGCGCGTTCGCGTTCGAGCACAACGGCGACCGCTACGGCTGGAGCGAAGGCGAGGACGGCCGCGCGCACCTGACCCTGTCGCTGCCGGCCGGGCGCATCGCCGACCGTGACGACGGCGCGCGTCATCTCAGCGGCCTGCGCGAGATCGCCGAGCTGCTGCAGCGCGACGGCGAAGGCGCGCATTTCCGCATGACCTCCAACCAGAACCTGGTCGTCGCCAGCATTCCGGCTGCGCTGCGCGAGGCGATCGACACCTTGGTGCGCGCGCATGCGCTGGACATCGGCAACCAGGCGCGCACCGCGCTGGCGCGCGCGGCGATGGCCTGCGTGGCGCTGCCCACCTGCGGCCTGGCGATGGCCGAGGCCGAGCGTTACCTGCCCGACTTCGTCGGCAAGCTGGAGCCGTTGCTGGACCGCCACGGGCTGCGCGAGACGCCGATCCTGCTGCGCATTTCCGGTTGCCCGAACGGCTGCTCGCGGCCGTACCTGGCCGAGATCGCGCTGGTCGGCAAGGCGCCCGGCCGCTACAACCTGATGCTCGGCGCCGATCACCGCGGCCAGCGCCTGAACACGCTGTACCGCGAAAACATCGCCGAGCCGGAGATCCTGGACGCGCTGGATCCGCTGTTCGCGCGCTACGCCAGCGAACGCGACGCCGATGAGGGCTTCGGCGACTTCCTGCACCGCAGCGGCCTGGTCGCACTGCCCGCCTACCCCACCCACCGCCATCTCATTCCCTCGGAACTGCACGCATGA